A genome region from Erigeron canadensis isolate Cc75 chromosome 3, C_canadensis_v1, whole genome shotgun sequence includes the following:
- the LOC122591425 gene encoding uncharacterized protein LOC122591425, with product MDQIYWMYEIPRATKDYLTCLNQFIETVEKYKIESGDNHIRCPCKKCKNIKDVNDKNVLKDHLICEGFTEMYTCWIYHGEYLDDQDMVQPDYNENDNSVSDNENSGDNLNGILHDVEEEVVDRDFEKFQKLFDEAETSLYPGSKVTKLSVVYRLFNFKAGYGWSDRSFTELLKFMHEILPKKNNIPISTYKAKKFMCPLGFKIERINACPNDCILYRNEYADLDQCFRCGTSRYKQKNQTGGDINGMKDGTSAKTLWYLPIIPRLKRLFANSNDAKLLRWHVEERKIDRKIRHVADSSQWRNIDIQFEEFSEEIRAVIIALGQSFYAFTIFHHGYV from the coding sequence ATGGATCAGATTTATTGGATGTACGAAATACCACGTGCTACAAAGGATTATTTGACATGTTTGAATCAGTTTATTGAAACAGTCGAGAAGTATAAGATTGAAAGTGGAGACAATCATATTCGTTGTCcttgtaaaaaatgtaaaaatataaaagatgttaATGATAAAAATGTACTTAAAGACCATCTAATATGTGAAGGGTTCACTGAAATGTATACATGTTGGATATATCATGGAGAATATTTGGATGATCAAGACATGGTTCAACCTGATtataatgaaaatgataataGCGTTTCTGACAATGAAAATAGTGGTGATAATTTGAATGGCATCTTACACGATGTGGAGGAGGAGGTTGTTGACAGggattttgaaaaatttcaaaagttatttgatgaGGCCGAAACATCACTATATCCTGGATCTAAAGTTACCAAACTTTCAGTTGTCTATAGATTGTTTAACTTCAAAGCAGGCTATGGTTGGAGCGATAGAAGTTTCACAGAGTTACTAAAATTTATGCATGAAATtcttccaaaaaaaaataatataccGATTTCAACATACAAAGCAAAAAAATTCATGTGTCCACTAGGATTTAAAATTGAAAGAATAAATGCATGCCCAAATGATTGTATATTATACAGGAATGAGTATGCAGATTTAGATCAATGTTTTAGATGTGGTACGTCACGATATAAGCAAAAGAATCAAACGGGGGGTGACATTAATGGCATGAAAGATGGGACCTCAGCTAAAACATTGTGGTATTTGCCAATCATACCAAGATTGAAACGACTATTTGCAAACTCTAATGATGCGAAGTTGTTGCGTTGGCATGTTGAAGAGCGTAAAATAGATCGAAAGATTAGACATGTGGCAGATTCTTCTCAATGGAGGAACATAGATATCCAATTTGAAGAATTTAGTGAGGAAATTAGAGCAGTCATCATAGCACTTGGCCAGtccttttatgcatttacaATCTTCCACCATGGTTATGTATGA
- the LOC122594182 gene encoding uncharacterized protein LOC122594182: MDQQKHMQEQIQTILSQQHPSTSSPGMQHSSEGSTTCLEWATILEKPTQCELIHGSTRLACAKGMVYPIGDGILHSVPMKASCVKVQIDMVYDGFGDFDLPVHNEELETLKDANGAYIQWPQTDVLLKVSKMNVAKPTLMVEKSQSQKFHVQNEDIEVHSKRQKLPQKSKVNQSINVSMPAKMRYRPIELQRFYSCLNSNDEWRRMGVTVEAEKGVFGAEGTLIALSYDDLYDLLRQRWLESGIIAAYMSGLHLLLSQKPRNNRCAFIHPDSISDL, from the exons ATGGATCAGCAAAAGCATATGCAGGAGCAAATTCAAACTATCCTATCTCAACAACATCCATCCACTAGTAGCCCTGGGATGCAACATAGTAGTGAAGGTTCAACAACTTGCTTAGAGTGGGCCACTATTCTCGAG AAACCTACACAATGCGAGCTAATTCATGGCTCGACTCGATTAGCTTGTGCTAAGGGGATGGTGTATCCTATAGGTGATGGGATCCTTCATAGCGTTCCAATGAAGGCAAGTTGTGTGAAGGTTCAGATAGACATGGTATATGATGGATTTGGTGATTTTGACCTTCCCGTGCATAATGAAGAATTGGAGACGCTGAAAGATGCGAATGGGGCCTATATTCAATGGCCGCAAACTGATGTTTTACTTAAG GTCTCCAAAATGAATGTTGCAAAACCAACACTCATGGTCGAAAAAAGTCAATCACAAAAGTTCCAT GTTCAAAATGAAGATATCGAGGTGCATTCCAAGAGGCAAAAGttgcctcaaaagtccaaagtgAATCAATCAATCAACGTCAGTATGCCTGCTAAAATGCGTTATCGACCAATAGAATTACAAAGATTTTATTCCTGTTTGAACTCCAATGATGAGTGGCGTCGAATGGGGGTTACAGTTGAAGCTGAGAAAGGGGTTTTTGGAGCTGAGGGAACATTGATTGCATTAAGCTATGATGACTTGTATGACTTATTGAGGCAACGTTGGCTGGAGTCGGGCATCATAGCTGCATATATGAG TGGACTGCATTTGTTATTGTCCCAAAAGCCAAGGAACAACCGTTGTGCTTTCATACACCCGGATTCAATTAGCGATCTTTAG